Proteins co-encoded in one Opitutus terrae PB90-1 genomic window:
- the dxs gene encoding 1-deoxy-D-xylulose-5-phosphate synthase — protein MNDSSAATPARLLPTLQSPADVKALSAAQLPLLAEEIRRELIAVTSRNGGHIGPNLGVVELTIALHRIFNTPEDQLVFDVAHQGYVHKLLTGRGGDFFQNLRQTGGASGFLARGESLHDAFGAGHAGTALSAALGMATARDLRGTAEHVIAICGDAAFTCGITLEALNNVVSSTKRLIVILNDNEWSIAKNVGAMANYLNRLSTNPTYNKLHHDVEAFFTSFPAGVEMNRFYQKWKRETKDFFVESSLFEKFGLRYLGPVDGHNFEALAKNLEFAKHCDVPVLVHVLTKKGKGLDAALIHPEKFHGASPFNPLTGESTKSTSVSVVPNYQDVLGQALARFALADTKIVGVTAAMPSGTGLSHLAKAAPQQFFDVGIAEEHAVLFAAGMATKGIKPVCAIYSTFLQRAYDQIIHDVALQNLPVTFCLDRAGLSPNDGPTHHGLFDLAYLRCVPNATVMQPKDEDELVDMLHTSLQLGSPAFLRYPRGAGVGVKLKSQPVKLPIGQAEVLRQGSNIMLWALGPMVQEALALAQRLETEENLSVGVVNARFVKPLDRTLLLSQAACIPLLVTMEDHAVTGGFGSAVLETLQEANCTTAVERIGWPDKFIEHGSNVTVLREAHGLGADAIYRRVLDRWRHLRAETVAADA, from the coding sequence ATGAACGATTCTTCCGCCGCCACCCCCGCGCGTCTGCTCCCGACCCTCCAGAGCCCGGCCGACGTCAAAGCCCTCTCCGCTGCGCAACTGCCCCTGTTGGCGGAGGAAATCCGGCGCGAGCTGATCGCCGTCACGTCCCGCAACGGCGGGCACATCGGGCCCAATCTTGGCGTCGTCGAACTGACGATCGCGCTTCACCGCATTTTCAACACGCCCGAAGATCAACTGGTGTTCGATGTGGCGCACCAGGGCTACGTGCACAAGCTGCTCACCGGCCGCGGCGGCGACTTTTTCCAAAACCTGCGCCAGACCGGCGGAGCGAGCGGCTTTCTCGCGCGGGGGGAAAGCCTCCACGACGCGTTCGGCGCGGGCCACGCGGGTACCGCCCTGTCGGCCGCGCTCGGCATGGCTACGGCGCGCGACCTGCGCGGCACCGCCGAACACGTGATCGCCATCTGCGGCGACGCCGCGTTCACCTGCGGCATCACGCTGGAAGCGCTGAACAACGTCGTGTCCTCGACGAAGCGGCTGATCGTGATCCTCAACGACAACGAGTGGTCGATCGCCAAGAACGTCGGCGCCATGGCCAACTATCTGAACCGGCTCAGCACGAACCCGACGTACAACAAGCTCCACCACGACGTGGAAGCGTTCTTTACCAGCTTCCCGGCCGGCGTGGAGATGAACCGGTTCTATCAGAAGTGGAAGCGTGAAACGAAGGACTTCTTCGTCGAGTCGTCGCTGTTCGAGAAGTTCGGGTTGCGTTATCTCGGCCCGGTGGACGGCCACAACTTCGAGGCGCTGGCGAAAAATCTCGAGTTCGCGAAGCATTGCGACGTGCCCGTGCTCGTGCACGTGCTGACGAAAAAAGGCAAAGGCCTCGATGCCGCGCTGATTCACCCGGAGAAATTTCATGGCGCCAGTCCGTTTAATCCGCTCACCGGCGAAAGCACCAAGAGTACGTCGGTCAGCGTGGTGCCCAATTACCAGGACGTGCTGGGGCAGGCGCTCGCGCGATTTGCGCTGGCCGACACCAAGATTGTCGGCGTGACGGCGGCGATGCCGAGTGGCACCGGGCTCTCGCACCTCGCGAAAGCGGCGCCGCAGCAGTTCTTCGACGTGGGCATCGCCGAGGAGCATGCGGTGCTGTTCGCCGCCGGCATGGCGACGAAGGGCATCAAGCCCGTGTGCGCCATCTATTCGACGTTCCTGCAGCGCGCCTACGACCAGATCATTCACGACGTCGCGCTGCAGAATTTGCCCGTGACCTTTTGCCTGGACCGCGCCGGATTGTCGCCGAACGACGGGCCGACGCACCACGGGCTCTTCGATCTCGCGTATTTACGCTGCGTGCCGAACGCGACGGTCATGCAGCCCAAGGACGAGGACGAACTCGTCGACATGCTGCACACCAGCCTGCAGCTGGGCAGCCCGGCGTTTCTCCGGTATCCGCGCGGCGCGGGTGTCGGCGTCAAGCTCAAGTCCCAACCCGTCAAGCTCCCGATCGGTCAGGCCGAGGTGCTGCGGCAGGGCTCGAACATCATGCTGTGGGCGCTCGGACCGATGGTGCAGGAGGCGCTCGCTCTCGCCCAGCGGCTCGAGACCGAAGAGAATCTTTCGGTCGGCGTGGTAAACGCGCGATTCGTGAAGCCGCTCGACCGCACGCTCCTGCTCAGCCAGGCCGCCTGCATTCCCTTGCTCGTGACGATGGAGGATCACGCGGTGACCGGTGGGTTCGGCAGCGCCGTGCTCGAAACTCTGCAGGAAGCGAACTGCACGACCGCCGTCGAGCGCATCGGCTGGCCGGATAAATTTATCGAGCACGGATCGAACGTCACGGTGTTGCGCGAAGCACACGGGCTGGGCGCCGATGCGATCTATCGCCGCGTGCTCGACCGGTGGCGTCACCTGCGCGCCGAAACCGTCGCGGCCGACGCGTGA
- a CDS encoding M48 family metallopeptidase, with amino-acid sequence MLSVLLLTAVLLALRLVGDLVLSALNRAEVQRHAHPPPAAVAAIMDAPTYAKSVAYTLERSRFGVLTSVFDTLVLALFVFGGVLPVMFDLVVSWGAADAVWTRALFILLAGLLVSIPSLPFEWWEQFRLEAKFGFNQSTPRLWLTDKLKGLVLVFLLGFPLLWALLSLVAWAGTLWWVWGFALVFAFQLAMLVLYPKLILPLFNKLTPLPEGDLRARLLTLGDRTGFRAKTIEVMDGSKRSAHSNAFFTGFGRFRRIVLFDTLINQLTPEELEAVLAHEIGHYRCGHIPKMIAVSAVTLFAGFGVIAWLAREPWFNQSFGFPPGELAPAFLLFGLLSGVVSFWLSPLMNLLSRKHEYEADAFARHAVGGAGPMVAALRKLAQKNLSNLTPHPWYSAFFYSHPTLVERERALLRS; translated from the coding sequence ATGCTTTCCGTGCTTTTGCTTACGGCGGTGCTGCTGGCACTTCGCTTGGTGGGAGATCTGGTTTTGTCGGCCTTGAATCGCGCGGAGGTGCAGCGGCACGCGCACCCGCCCCCAGCCGCGGTCGCCGCCATCATGGACGCGCCGACCTACGCCAAATCGGTGGCCTACACGCTCGAACGCTCGCGCTTCGGCGTGCTGACCAGCGTCTTCGACACGCTGGTGCTGGCGCTCTTCGTGTTCGGCGGCGTGCTGCCCGTGATGTTCGATCTGGTCGTGAGTTGGGGGGCGGCGGATGCCGTGTGGACGCGCGCCCTCTTCATCCTGCTGGCGGGATTGCTCGTCTCGATTCCGTCGCTGCCGTTCGAGTGGTGGGAGCAGTTCCGACTCGAGGCGAAGTTCGGCTTCAACCAAAGCACGCCGCGGCTGTGGCTCACGGATAAACTCAAAGGGCTCGTGCTCGTGTTCCTCCTTGGCTTTCCGCTGCTTTGGGCGCTGCTTTCGCTGGTCGCGTGGGCGGGCACGCTCTGGTGGGTGTGGGGGTTCGCTTTGGTGTTCGCGTTCCAGCTGGCGATGCTGGTGCTCTACCCGAAATTGATCCTCCCGCTCTTCAATAAACTCACGCCGCTGCCCGAGGGCGACCTGCGCGCCCGGTTGCTCACGCTCGGAGATCGCACGGGGTTTCGCGCGAAGACGATCGAGGTGATGGACGGCAGCAAACGCTCCGCGCACTCCAACGCGTTTTTCACGGGTTTCGGTCGGTTTCGCCGGATCGTGCTATTCGACACGTTGATCAACCAACTCACGCCGGAGGAACTGGAAGCCGTGCTCGCGCACGAGATTGGTCACTATCGCTGTGGGCACATTCCCAAGATGATCGCGGTCTCGGCCGTCACGCTGTTCGCCGGGTTCGGCGTGATTGCGTGGCTCGCGCGCGAGCCGTGGTTCAACCAGTCGTTCGGGTTTCCGCCCGGCGAGCTGGCGCCGGCGTTTCTGCTGTTCGGATTGCTGAGCGGCGTGGTGAGCTTCTGGCTTTCGCCCCTGATGAACCTGCTTTCGCGCAAGCACGAGTATGAGGCCGACGCCTTCGCGCGTCACGCGGTCGGCGGGGCCGGACCGATGGTCGCGGCACTGCGCAAGCTCGCGCAGAAGAACCTCAGCAACCTCACCCCGCACCCGTGGTATAGCGCGTTTTTTTATTCGCATCCGACGCTCGTCGAGCGCGAACGGGCGCTGTTGCGATCCTGA
- a CDS encoding M23 family metallopeptidase, translating into MRIEISWPTPSTAWAEGRPAREILQHAGSGEPESGGFGGVRSNGTQFHEGIDIKPLKRDRRGEPLDAVFAAMNGVVRHISTVAGNSSYGRYLVLEHPENDVSVYTLYAHLARIAPGLKVGDRVERGQTLGTMGHTAGGYVIPRERAHLHFEIGLMVTRDFQAWYNARKFGSRNEHGLWNGMNLMGIDPLEFMNQWKAGKVDSFAGYFARMTPAVRVRIATPRVPDFITRYPALLAGPMPLAIAGWEIKFNETGLPFSWRPLVAADIAGLTPNRPLIEEVDRAVERRDRSKDLAVQRRGAWVIGADLNSVLQQLFGLR; encoded by the coding sequence ATGCGCATCGAGATCAGCTGGCCGACGCCCAGCACCGCGTGGGCCGAAGGTCGGCCCGCCCGGGAGATTTTGCAGCACGCGGGTTCAGGCGAACCGGAGTCGGGCGGATTCGGCGGCGTGCGGAGCAACGGCACGCAGTTTCACGAGGGGATCGACATCAAGCCGCTGAAACGCGATCGGCGCGGCGAGCCGCTGGATGCGGTGTTCGCGGCGATGAACGGCGTCGTGCGGCACATCAGCACCGTCGCTGGCAACAGCAGCTACGGCCGCTACCTCGTGCTGGAACATCCGGAGAACGACGTCTCTGTTTACACGCTCTACGCGCATCTCGCGCGGATCGCTCCCGGGCTGAAGGTGGGCGATCGAGTCGAGCGTGGGCAAACCCTCGGCACGATGGGGCACACGGCGGGGGGCTACGTGATCCCACGCGAGCGCGCGCACCTGCACTTCGAGATCGGGCTGATGGTGACGCGGGATTTTCAAGCCTGGTATAACGCGCGAAAATTCGGGAGCCGAAACGAGCACGGGCTGTGGAACGGCATGAACCTGATGGGCATTGATCCATTGGAGTTCATGAACCAGTGGAAGGCCGGGAAGGTGGACTCGTTTGCCGGATATTTCGCGCGGATGACACCGGCGGTGCGCGTGAGGATTGCGACGCCGCGCGTGCCGGATTTCATCACGCGTTATCCGGCGCTGCTCGCAGGTCCGATGCCGCTCGCGATCGCCGGCTGGGAGATCAAGTTCAACGAGACCGGGCTGCCGTTTTCGTGGCGACCGCTGGTTGCTGCCGACATCGCCGGGCTCACGCCGAACCGGCCGCTGATCGAGGAAGTCGATCGCGCGGTGGAGCGACGCGACCGGAGCAAGGATCTCGCCGTGCAGCGCCGCGGCGCGTGGGTGATCGGCGCCGACCTGAACTCCGTCCTGCAGCAACTCTTCGGCCTGCGCTGA
- a CDS encoding YbaB/EbfC family nucleoid-associated protein, translating into MAGVGKLLKQAQKMQRGIEALQAQLEAKEIDVTAGGGAVKIKVSGSGKFLALSLDSEFLKEDAKLVSDTLLAAIQDAAKQAKDYNDAEMQKVTSAFQVPGFM; encoded by the coding sequence ATGGCCGGCGTAGGCAAACTTCTCAAACAAGCGCAGAAAATGCAGCGCGGGATCGAAGCGCTTCAAGCCCAACTCGAGGCGAAGGAGATCGACGTGACGGCCGGAGGCGGCGCGGTGAAGATCAAGGTCAGCGGCTCGGGCAAGTTTCTCGCGCTGTCGCTCGATTCGGAATTCCTGAAGGAAGACGCGAAGCTGGTGTCCGATACGTTGCTGGCGGCGATCCAGGACGCGGCCAAGCAGGCCAAGGACTACAACGACGCCGAAATGCAGAAGGTCACGTCGGCCTTCCAGGTGCCGGGGTTCATGTGA
- a CDS encoding endonuclease/exonuclease/phosphatase family protein has product MGSDAERLHRCRSLNVAAFWLACVVGVASVLRADSLTLATYNVENYVATNRMTEDGFRRDYPKPEAQKRALRRVLLAIDADIVVLQEIGDEPYLHELRRDLAKSGLDYPHATLLAAADPDRHQALLSKRPLLAVTPHARLEFPYLGATEAVKRGLLEVRVATSAGELTIFAVHLKSRFTERADDSQSELRRVGEATAIRDVVLARMGDPGNARFVILGDFNDDKASKPVQRLLQRGSVRIASLLPVSDSRGDTWTYHYRRRDSYTRVDHILVSPALAPAVAQHRAWIADLDGVNEASDHRPVVVKLDFAESSP; this is encoded by the coding sequence ATGGGCTCGGATGCGGAACGGCTTCATCGGTGTCGATCGCTGAACGTCGCGGCGTTCTGGCTCGCGTGCGTCGTGGGTGTGGCGAGCGTGTTGCGCGCTGACTCGCTCACGCTCGCGACCTACAACGTCGAGAACTACGTCGCCACGAATCGGATGACCGAGGACGGCTTCCGTCGCGACTACCCGAAACCCGAAGCGCAGAAACGCGCGCTCCGCCGCGTGTTGCTGGCGATCGACGCCGACATCGTCGTGCTGCAGGAAATCGGCGACGAACCGTATCTGCACGAACTGCGGCGCGACTTGGCGAAAAGCGGGCTCGATTATCCGCATGCGACGCTGTTGGCCGCGGCCGATCCGGATCGGCACCAAGCGCTGCTGTCGAAACGACCGTTGCTCGCGGTCACGCCCCATGCGCGGCTCGAGTTTCCCTATCTCGGCGCGACCGAAGCCGTGAAACGCGGGCTGTTGGAAGTGCGGGTGGCGACGAGCGCAGGCGAGCTGACGATTTTTGCGGTGCACTTGAAGAGCCGGTTCACGGAGCGGGCCGACGATTCACAATCGGAGCTGCGCCGAGTGGGGGAGGCGACGGCAATCCGGGATGTGGTCTTGGCGCGCATGGGCGATCCTGGAAACGCGCGGTTTGTGATTCTCGGCGACTTCAACGACGACAAGGCGAGCAAACCCGTGCAGCGGCTCCTACAGCGCGGTTCCGTCCGCATCGCCTCGCTGCTGCCGGTGTCGGATTCGCGGGGCGATACGTGGACGTATCACTATCGTCGGCGAGACAGCTACACGCGGGTTGATCACATTCTTGTCTCGCCGGCCCTCGCGCCCGCGGTGGCGCAACACCGCGCATGGATCGCGGATCTCGACGGCGTGAACGAGGCCAGCGACCACCGGCCGGTGGTGGTGAAACTGGATTTCGCAGAGTCTAGCCCCTGA
- a CDS encoding NAD-dependent epimerase/dehydratase family protein yields MIPARDERLVIFGCGYVGSAIARQAIARGLRVTALTRNPATAESLQAGGVEPVVADLAGSAWHPQIAGGARYVLNAVSAGGGGIDGYRHSYVDGMRSILAWARARGGIGTLVYTSSTSVYPQGDGVVVDESASSEGVGERGELLLESERLLSPDTGGTPTPPGPVVPPREYMRCFVLRLAGIYGPGRHQLLDQVRTGIVAGRGGHRLNLIHLEDICAAIWSAFDAPPEIGSDVFNVADDRPATKSDVAGWLAQRLGVGAPTFTGLPAGTRRSVTPDRVISNAKIKRVLGWQPRFPDYRAGYENILSQRRE; encoded by the coding sequence ATGATTCCGGCACGCGATGAACGACTCGTGATCTTCGGCTGCGGTTACGTTGGCTCGGCCATCGCGCGACAAGCTATCGCTCGCGGACTCCGCGTAACCGCGTTGACCCGCAATCCCGCAACCGCGGAGAGTCTGCAGGCCGGCGGAGTAGAGCCGGTGGTCGCGGATCTCGCGGGCTCGGCCTGGCACCCGCAGATCGCCGGCGGCGCCCGGTACGTGCTGAACGCCGTCAGTGCCGGCGGAGGCGGGATCGACGGCTATCGTCACAGCTACGTCGACGGAATGCGATCGATCCTCGCCTGGGCGCGCGCGCGCGGCGGAATCGGTACCTTGGTCTACACGAGTAGCACGTCGGTCTACCCGCAAGGCGACGGAGTTGTGGTCGACGAAAGTGCGTCTTCGGAGGGTGTCGGCGAACGCGGTGAGCTTCTATTGGAATCCGAGAGGCTGTTGTCGCCGGACACGGGCGGCACGCCCACGCCACCTGGTCCGGTCGTTCCGCCAAGGGAATATATGCGCTGTTTCGTCCTTCGGCTCGCCGGAATCTACGGACCGGGCCGGCACCAACTCCTCGATCAGGTGCGCACGGGAATCGTCGCCGGTCGCGGTGGGCACCGGCTGAATCTGATTCACCTCGAGGACATTTGCGCGGCGATTTGGTCGGCGTTCGATGCGCCGCCAGAGATTGGTTCCGACGTGTTCAACGTCGCCGATGATCGCCCGGCGACGAAATCCGACGTTGCCGGTTGGCTGGCGCAACGCCTGGGCGTCGGCGCGCCGACGTTCACGGGGCTACCGGCAGGCACGCGCCGGAGCGTGACGCCGGACCGCGTGATTTCGAACGCGAAGATCAAGCGCGTGCTCGGCTGGCAGCCGCGGTTTCCGGATTATCGCGCGGGCTACGAAAATATCTTGTCGCAGCGACGCGAATAG
- the xseB gene encoding exodeoxyribonuclease VII small subunit, with translation MDAPDAKLSFEAALTQLESIVESMESGEVPLAELLAKFEEGNKLLKLCEARLKDAELKIELLKKQKDGVAFAKFETTSEV, from the coding sequence GTGGATGCTCCTGACGCCAAACTCTCTTTCGAAGCGGCTCTCACGCAGCTCGAATCCATCGTGGAATCGATGGAATCCGGCGAGGTGCCGCTGGCCGAATTGTTGGCCAAATTCGAAGAGGGCAACAAGCTGCTCAAGCTCTGCGAAGCCCGCCTGAAGGACGCCGAGTTGAAGATCGAGCTGCTGAAAAAGCAGAAGGACGGCGTCGCATTCGCCAAGTTCGAGACCACCAGCGAGGTCTGA
- the hemW gene encoding radical SAM family heme chaperone HemW — MSHLASEQAKAERAAALGLYVHVPFCASTCDFCAFYQTKPTAQAVKSFVEGVARELGLVTWSRPVNTVFWGGGTPGLLAARDLRRLGLLVRERCGGTPVEWSVEMAPGSVTVERLAALREVGVTRISMGVQSFQPALLDALGRQHSREQIYRAYDRVRAAGFASVNIDMMFALPGQTEAEWQNDLRAALALEPDHISTYCLTFEEDTALWVKLSQGRVKLDLEHEARLYESTWAQLAAAGFAQYEVSNFARPGHACLHNLNTWRMQEWAGVGPSAASQQDGWRGANIADLTRWRENVDQSLRVTEDRTALTPASLAEDALIFGLRMNEGVNLEVWRTRSPDAPWNVVMALVDRLVADGLAQCEGPQLRLTNRGRLLADAVGADVMEAFSAEPAHA, encoded by the coding sequence ATGAGTCACCTCGCATCAGAGCAAGCCAAAGCTGAGCGGGCGGCAGCGCTGGGCCTGTATGTGCATGTGCCGTTTTGCGCGTCGACTTGCGACTTCTGCGCGTTCTATCAGACCAAGCCGACCGCGCAAGCGGTGAAAAGTTTCGTCGAGGGCGTCGCGCGCGAGCTGGGTTTGGTCACGTGGTCGCGCCCGGTGAACACCGTCTTCTGGGGCGGCGGCACGCCGGGGCTGCTGGCGGCGCGCGACCTGCGCCGGCTGGGACTGCTGGTGCGGGAGCGGTGCGGCGGGACGCCGGTCGAGTGGAGCGTGGAAATGGCCCCCGGCTCGGTCACCGTCGAGCGGCTGGCGGCGCTGCGCGAAGTCGGCGTGACCCGGATCTCGATGGGCGTGCAGAGTTTTCAGCCGGCGTTGCTTGACGCGCTGGGCCGGCAGCACAGCCGCGAGCAAATTTATCGCGCCTACGACCGCGTGCGCGCGGCGGGTTTCGCCAGCGTGAACATCGACATGATGTTTGCGCTGCCCGGCCAGACGGAGGCCGAGTGGCAGAACGATTTGCGCGCGGCGCTGGCGCTGGAGCCGGATCATATTTCGACCTACTGCCTGACGTTCGAGGAGGACACGGCGCTGTGGGTGAAGCTCTCGCAGGGCCGCGTGAAGCTCGACCTCGAGCACGAGGCGCGGCTCTACGAAAGCACGTGGGCGCAACTCGCGGCGGCCGGCTTCGCGCAGTATGAGGTTTCGAATTTCGCCCGCCCGGGCCACGCCTGCCTCCACAACCTGAACACGTGGCGCATGCAGGAGTGGGCGGGAGTCGGTCCGTCGGCGGCGTCGCAGCAGGACGGCTGGCGCGGGGCCAACATCGCCGATCTCACGCGCTGGCGCGAGAACGTCGACCAGAGCCTGCGCGTGACGGAAGACCGCACCGCGCTCACGCCGGCGTCGCTGGCGGAAGACGCGTTGATCTTCGGGCTGCGGATGAACGAAGGCGTGAATCTCGAGGTCTGGCGCACGCGAAGCCCGGACGCGCCCTGGAACGTCGTCATGGCGCTCGTGGACCGACTCGTGGCCGATGGACTTGCACAGTGCGAAGGCCCGCAGCTGCGGCTGACGAACCGCGGCCGGTTGCTGGCTGATGCCGTGGGTGCGGACGTGATGGAAGCTTTCTCGGCCGAGCCGGCGCACGCATGA
- a CDS encoding IPT/TIG domain-containing protein, which translates to MHTNPIFPARKFLLSLAAAVGLLFLAGCQGIVLTNLTPGSLPENPSQIYTITLRVTPKIQTIAPGTLQPYIVIDGQNHQMTKSALGENLYEYEYQLPAGRDEIRYYFIVKYQIEGNGTRTPGETYSELTSARVVRRYVLSLEVNRGPVGARISVLGRGFTPQDVIYLDNNPARTVFESPNALSFFVPALPAGQNYRVMLGSAAGNSPVGTFRIDSSTITVMPSSLTLRTRERQALTFTIANPAPAGGLLLDVTTDVPDSVIMPEVIVPQGQSSVTVTVEGGRPGSGSLFLRGYGSGEVSVPVTVSAN; encoded by the coding sequence ATGCATACCAACCCAATTTTCCCCGCGAGAAAATTCCTTCTCTCGCTCGCCGCTGCGGTGGGCTTGCTCTTCCTCGCCGGCTGCCAGGGGATTGTCCTGACGAATCTTACTCCCGGTTCGCTGCCGGAAAATCCGTCGCAGATCTACACCATCACGCTGCGCGTCACGCCGAAGATCCAGACGATCGCGCCCGGCACGCTGCAGCCCTACATCGTCATCGACGGCCAGAACCATCAGATGACCAAAAGCGCACTGGGTGAGAATCTCTACGAATACGAATATCAGCTGCCGGCCGGTCGCGACGAGATCCGCTACTATTTCATCGTCAAATACCAGATCGAGGGCAACGGCACGCGCACGCCGGGTGAAACCTATAGCGAGCTCACCAGCGCACGCGTCGTGCGCCGTTACGTGCTCTCGCTCGAGGTCAACCGCGGACCGGTCGGTGCGCGCATCAGCGTGCTCGGCCGTGGCTTCACACCGCAGGACGTCATTTACCTGGACAACAACCCGGCCCGCACCGTCTTTGAATCGCCCAACGCCCTCAGCTTCTTCGTGCCGGCGCTGCCTGCCGGCCAGAACTATCGTGTGATGCTCGGCAGCGCGGCCGGCAACTCGCCGGTCGGCACCTTCCGGATCGATTCGAGCACCATCACCGTGATGCCGAGTTCGCTCACGCTCCGTACGCGCGAGCGGCAAGCGCTCACCTTCACCATTGCGAATCCGGCGCCGGCCGGCGGCTTGCTGCTCGACGTCACGACCGATGTTCCTGACAGCGTGATCATGCCCGAGGTGATCGTGCCGCAGGGCCAGAGCAGCGTGACGGTGACGGTCGAAGGCGGGCGGCCCGGCAGCGGCAGCCTCTTCCTGCGCGGCTACGGCTCTGGCGAGGTCTCCGTGCCTGTGACCGTGTCGGCGAACTAA
- the recR gene encoding recombination mediator RecR, which produces MPSAFEKLQQQLKQLPGLGYRSSERIALHLLVEKPQRLPALVAALEEAARTVRRCTRCGNLAEAELCPICADERRDPSLVCVVEEVPDLVALERSGAYRGVYHVLHGKLSPMHGVGPDDLNVASLLARVESGAVGELILALSNDVEGEATCHYLTEQLKKGKAPQITRIGFGLPSGGGVLYADSVTLKSALDARRSYS; this is translated from the coding sequence GTGCCTTCCGCCTTTGAGAAACTCCAGCAGCAGCTGAAGCAGCTGCCGGGATTGGGCTATCGCTCCTCGGAACGCATCGCCTTGCATCTGCTCGTGGAGAAACCGCAGCGGCTGCCCGCGCTCGTGGCGGCGCTGGAAGAGGCCGCGCGCACGGTGCGTCGGTGTACGCGTTGCGGCAATCTGGCCGAAGCCGAGCTGTGCCCGATCTGCGCCGACGAACGCCGCGACCCCTCGCTGGTGTGCGTCGTCGAGGAAGTGCCCGACCTCGTGGCGCTGGAGCGCAGCGGCGCGTATCGGGGTGTCTATCACGTGCTCCACGGCAAACTTTCGCCGATGCACGGAGTGGGTCCGGATGACCTGAATGTCGCCTCACTGTTGGCGCGGGTGGAGTCGGGCGCCGTGGGCGAGTTGATCCTCGCGCTCTCGAACGACGTCGAAGGTGAGGCGACGTGTCACTATCTGACTGAGCAGTTGAAAAAGGGAAAAGCGCCGCAGATCACGCGGATCGGGTTCGGACTGCCGAGCGGTGGTGGCGTGCTCTACGCCGATTCAGTGACGCTCAAAAGCGCGCTGGATGCGCGACGGAGCTACTCATAA
- a CDS encoding DJ-1 family glyoxalase III, with amino-acid sequence MATVLVFLAEGFEEIEAIAPIDLLRRAGASVTVAALGDTLHVTGRTGVTVHADTTLAALPEQAFDCVVLPGGPGTKVLRGDPRVRTWVVRQNARGAWLAAICAAPTVLHDAGLLNGRRYTAHFSVAAELPALLAHERVVVDGNLITSRGAGTAVDFGLALVSKLFGEEKAREISAAICF; translated from the coding sequence ATGGCTACGGTTCTCGTGTTCTTGGCGGAAGGATTTGAGGAGATCGAAGCAATCGCCCCCATCGACCTGCTGCGCCGTGCAGGCGCCAGTGTGACGGTCGCCGCGCTCGGCGACACCCTCCATGTCACCGGTCGCACCGGCGTGACGGTGCACGCAGACACCACCCTGGCGGCCCTGCCCGAGCAGGCCTTCGATTGCGTGGTTCTGCCCGGCGGCCCAGGTACGAAGGTTTTGCGCGGCGACCCACGCGTGCGCACATGGGTCGTGCGGCAAAATGCTCGCGGCGCGTGGCTGGCCGCGATCTGCGCCGCCCCCACCGTGTTGCACGACGCTGGGCTGCTCAACGGTCGCCGCTACACCGCGCATTTTTCGGTCGCCGCCGAGCTGCCGGCGCTGCTGGCTCACGAGCGCGTGGTGGTTGACGGCAACCTCATCACCTCCCGTGGCGCGGGGACGGCGGTGGATTTCGGCTTGGCGTTGGTTAGCAAACTTTTCGGCGAGGAGAAGGCACGCGAAATCAGTGCGGCGATTTGCTTCTGA